In Silene latifolia isolate original U9 population chromosome 6, ASM4854445v1, whole genome shotgun sequence, the genomic window GAAAATTATGAAGATCCCGGTGAAGAGAATGTTGATTACGGTGATAATTTTGTATTTAAGCATCCGTTTAACACATTTGAAGAAGCATTTGATCGTTGTGATGAAGTTGCATATGGGTTAGGCTTTCATTTGGTAAAGGCTAAGTATCACATGGAAAAGAGTCCTCCGTATAAAATAGTGAAATGTGACCGACACGGACCGTATAATAGCAAGGCTAAGGATCCCTTGAAACCGCAAAGAAAATCGAAGACCAAAAAATTTATGTGTCCATTTTCATTAAGAATGATTAAAAAAGGTGAAGGTGTGTGGGTTGTTGTTCCGAAGTGCGGTGTGCACAATCACAAGTTTGGAAAGTTTCTAGAAGGTCACAGGCGTAGAGCGAAATTTACTGAAGAACAGAAAGAATTGATTAAGCAGTATCGGCAGTCTCACGTGAAACCGGGGATGGTTAGACATGCTTTTACGCTTCGGTATCCTGATCAACCGCCCCCGATTCTGAAACAAATTTATAATGAGAATGCCCGATTGAGTGCGAAGGATAAAGATGGGAGAAATAGTGTGCAATATATGTTGCATTTAGCGAACCAAGCTAACTACATTAGTGAGTCCGTCAAACATCCTGAAACAAAAAAACTTACACATGTTTGGTTTACTCATCCAGAGGTGGTGCAGATGTTTAAAGCGTGGCCAAATGTTATTCTAATCGACTCCACTTACAAGACAAATAAATACGGTCTTATATTGGTTCAATGTGTAGGTGTCACACCTGTTGGAAAAAGTTTTTTGATAGGTTACGCGTTAATTGAGAATGAGGATAAAGAAGGGTATAAGTGGGTTTTGAGAAGGTTAGAGTCATTGTTGGAACCAGGTGTGAGGCCAACAGTCATAGTTACGGATCACGAGCGTGGTCTACTTGCTGCACTTCCGTGATTTCGTACTTCCCATCATTTCTTGTGCTTATTTCACGTATACACTGCAATTGAGGCTAGAGCAACGAACATGGAGAGGAATGGTAATTTTGGGAAAGCGTTAGCACACGGTGCTTGGAAGAAAGTTGTTGAAGCTAAAACATTTGATGAATGTACCATGGAGTGGAATGAGTTGCGGAAAAAATATTGTTGTCATCCCGCACTTATCGATTATCTTGAGTTGACTTGGTGGCATAAAATCCATATGTTTGGCAAATGCTTTACTAATTTGGTGCTTCATTTTGGCAACACAACTACGTCTAGAGTTGAGTCCGCTCATGCTCAATTGAAGATGTGGTTAGGATCAGCTGAACTTACTCTTGACAAAGATATGGAAACGGGGGTGATGTTATGCTCCACGGGCAACATATTGAAATTAAGTAAAAACATTTGGAAGATTCTATAAGCAAGACAGTTGTTACTAATATGTATTATGGGAATATATTTTCAATGTTGAGTGGAAGAGTTTCGGCGACCGCCATTGAAGCAATGTTAGTGGAATATAATCGTGGGACtgatttgggttattatttggaggaGAATTGTGGTTGCACATTATGGACGACCCATAAGCTATTGTGTGCTTGTCGGTTACATACAGTTTTCCATGAAGGTAAAAAAATTCATCCGGATGATTTACATGTGTTTTGGTCACGGTTAGCCTACACGGATTCCAGTCATCGGCTTGTCTCCTTCAACCAAATCTTTCAAAGCTTTTTGTAAGATCAAATTTcccttgtaaatctttgcatccTTATCAGGTCCCCACTGACTTCCCAACTCCGCCTCAGTCATACCCAACAACTCCGACACGCCAAGTATCGGATGTGCCATATCTGCATCGGGTATGCTACAAGGAAATCCATCAATCTCGATCCCAAGAATCTCTTGCACATCATGTAATAATATCGTCATCTCACCCCATGGCATATGGAAAGTGTTGGTGTCTGGCTGCCACCTctcaataaaagcacacaacaatgGCATGTTCAAATGTTTATGCATGATGTTGGGCAAATGACTAATCCCCGAATCCTCAACTAACTTCCAAGCTGCCGCCGACAATTTCCATGAACGAAGCTCGGCCAAAGATCGCTCTCTAGTATATTTAGTCAACAAACGCTGCAACTGAGGCTGACTCCACAAAAGGTAAGATATGTGTCCACCAAAACTCGGAATCAAATCCGGTACTCTTGTCCTCCGGTCTTTGGCCCTCTCAATATCCAACTAGTATCTTTCCCTCTAGCCCTTACTTTCCTCCGCGGCTCAGGAATCGAAGTGCTAGACCCCTCACCATAGACCTCAAATCTACCATGGATCCCCCGCCTAACACGTAAAGCAGAAGTAGCCTCCACATTTCCCGCCTCCTGATTTCCCGGCACCTCATTATCCATCACCTCATTTTCCATCACCTCATTTCCTACCTCCTCATCTTCCTCTTCCTCGTTTTCCGACCCCTCATAATTTCTCATCTCATCCGCAAGCTCTTTCTGATATTGCTCGAACTCGCCACCTTCATAAAAATCTGTCTCAGAAGGCATAGAAACTTCTCTCGAACCAAAACTAGTACTACCCATCTTGAAAGTAATTTTTCGGCGAGCTGAAGCATGAAGTTTGTTTCGACGTTCATCACCATCGGCCATCTGCATTAACGAACAATTTAGTTACgtaaaattacaaataaaatgcTAATTTAAacgtaataaaaaaaatattaaactaattcaaatctaatattacaaataaactaATTCAAacgtaaatataaaaataaaaaacgtaATATTCGAactaaaaaatagaaaaaaaaaacaaaagtacACGAATTAAGTAAAATTATTTCAAACACCTAATTTACGagttaaaataagaaaaaaaaaattaaacggattaaactaattcaaatctaatattacaaataaactaATTCAAacgtaaatataaaaataaaaaacgtaATATTCGAagtaaaaaatagaaaaaaaaaacaaaacaaaagtacacgaattaaataaaattatttcaaACACCTAATTTACGagttaaaataagaaaaaaaaaaattaaacgaaTACAAATAAAACTAATTCAAACATAAAAAACGTAATATTCGAagtaaaaaatagaaaaaaaaaaaaagtacacgAATTAaataatcgaacacctaatttaTGAAttaatataagaaaaaaaaaaattacggctaaaaaaaaaaaaataacggtCCATTCGTGTGAAATACACGAAAATGGCCTGGTCCATTCGTGTGAAATATACGAAAATACCCAGGTCCATTCGTGTAAATCACACGAAAAAACCCAGGTTTTTTCGTGTATTTCACACGAAATAGGCCAGTTTTTTTCGTGTTTTTCACACGAAATGTGCATCGTTCCCAGAAATTTCTGGGTTTCCAGAAATAATTCgtcctttttttattttttattattttttttttttagtttccgCATTCAATCAAACACAACAAATCACAAACAAACATCCTAATTTTGGCTCTAATCATCACAAATCTATACCTAAATCAACCTATACATAAATCTATACTAACCAAACAAATTTAATTGGGttacaaaacaaaattaaaaaacaTACCTTCTTCTACTTTGGGAGGAATGGAGGACAAATCCGTTTGAATTTTGAAGCGATTTGTTGAACAAAGTTGTTGAAACgatttttaaattttgaatttgaaaaaaaaaaggggaagttgttgttgttgttgggtgtgCTGGGTTCAACGTGAGGATGAgtgttgtgtgtttttttttttttttgttttttttttttcaaaatttaattcAAAATTTAATGCTGTGTTCTATTTTTGAAGCGGGCTTGAAGCGGTTTTGAAACGgttttgttgagtttatggattcaagtacctaagagggggagggggtgaattaggtactatttaaaaaatttataactccaactttattgaattaaagagagttacgaggacaaaagagatgagaagatactttgaataatattgaaagattgaacaagtattacgatgaatgtttgctgaagtatgaaagtaacaatcgttcgatttgtatctatttgtctcgatTTGTGGAATATGACTGAGACCAAATGCGATGATATGATGATGAattacttctaaggttaagcaaagcaaaacaaacacacaaagtaaattgcagcggaaataaagtaaaacaaatgaacacgagatttttgaattggttcggcaaatactcaagtgcctacgtccaatctacctttttattgctttcttttagtgatctactccgacaactaaaagacccttacaaaaaaagacaccaacctactccggttgtaaacctagtacaagaactactccgttcttatgacaagctaactcgcaacctactaggttgccaactcacaacctactccggttgccaagagttaaagactactccgtcctaaactctactaacacacttagaatgttataggatcaagttttcactaacatattcttagcaaagaatagagatggacaacttttacaagatcaacaattcttaagcaagagagtttagtataaaaGTAATGATGAGCCACGAtcgtaacaacttgaagacttttaatggttttgcaaataaacacgatttttatgctttaaaaacaatttgcaaagttggaaAAATTAATTCAGAAAATTTTAAGGATTTATGAAGGAGGggctcgccttttatagaggaaatgggtgaggaggttgctagggttttgaagggtcaaagacctcacatgtgaagggtatttgcaaccacccaaagcttacaccaaagagggctcttttgcaaaggcaagaatagggaaagatggtttgaaagatatccttaaaagctcatgcaaattcagaaaacaaagagagaaaagacaagtcacatgatgacaagttaacaccaaaatggcaaaaagcattctttgttttcttaaagaaccaaagggttgaatttgcataaagaggaaacattttgaaaataataattcaaaccactctttattgaagaccatctccttaataaaaatctgatttttatctttgaaaaataagagtcacgtgaaaggCTTTTGAGAGATAAAATGGGACTTCaagttttacgagttgtggcaataatccaagcagctgtttacttgtgaaagcaacagtcgtctggactgtttctattactctaagatactctactttcttgcttgtacattagatgacacaacgACTTAATACaaagggatgattaacaacttcaacacttcttaatccatgcttgatatgatcatatatcctgaaaaggtaaactaagatgacacaaatcaaatgggcatgttatcatcaacataaggaac contains:
- the LOC141588795 gene encoding protein FAR-RED IMPAIRED RESPONSE 1-like, giving the protein MSDGNPFFNYLFNSYNNDNSYNNDNSYNNDGYRFQNDWNAEQHYRYNDQQYSYGNGEGSGYGDGSNTGNYEEAENTQDNENTQENEENYEDPGEENVDYGDNFVFKHPFNTFEEAFDRCDEVAYGLGFHLVKAKYHMEKSPPYKIVKCDRHGPYNSKAKDPLKPQRKSKTKKFMCPFSLRMIKKGEGVWVVVPKCGVHNHKFGKFLEGHRRRAKFTEEQKELIKQYRQSHVKPGMVRHAFTLRYPDQPPPILKQIYNENARLSAKDKDGRNSVQYMLHLANQANYISESVKHPETKKLTHVWFTHPEVVQMFKAWPNVILIDSTYKTNKYGLILVQCVGVTPVGKSFLIGYALIENEDKEGYKWVLRRLESLLEPGVRPTVIVTDHERGLLAALP